The region GACTACGTGGAAGCCGACGCACCGGTGCAGCTGTTCACCACGCAGCTCTCGCCGCCCAGCTGGGGGCTGGACCGCATCGACCAGCGCGACCTGCCACTCAGCTCGTCCTTCACCTACAATTCCACCGGCAAGGGGGTGAACGCGTACGTGCTCGACACGGGGGTCAACAGCAAGCACAACGACCTGTATCCCCGCACGTCGTTCATCGCCAACGGCAGCAACGGCGACTTCGTGGGAGATGGACACGGCAGCGCCGAAGACTGCCACGGCCACGGCAGCCACGTGGCGGGCACCATCGGCGGCACCAGCCACGGCGTGGCCAAGAACGTGTGGATCTACGCGGGCCGCGTGGTGAACTGCACGGGTGGCGGTACCGCGTCGATGGTGATCGCGGGGATGGACTGGATCGCCGCCAACGGGAAGAAGCCCGCGGTGGTGAACATGAGCCTGGGCTACGGAGACGTGCAGGCGGTGCGCGACGCGGCCGAGCGACTGGTGAAGTACGGCTTCTTCGTAGCCGCCGCGGCTGGGAACGGCGACTTCGCGGGAACGCCGCAGAACGCCTGCTTCCAATCGCCGGCCGGCGCGCCCAACGTGATGACGGTGGGCTCCACCACCAGCACCGACTACGAGTCGTCGTTCAGCAACTACGGCCGCTGTGTGGACATCCTGGCGCCCGGCAGCAGCATCACCTCGCTGGGCATCGGCAGCTACACCGCCACGAGCGTCCGCAGCGGCACCTCGATGGCCACGCCGCACGTGGCGGGGGTGGCCGCGCAGTACCTGTCCGCCGTTCCCACCGCCACCCCGTACGAGGTCACCTCGGCGTTGAACGGACAGGCCACCCTCGACCGCATCCGCCTGCACTCGGCCAGCCTGAACGGGGGCACGCCCAACCGGCTGCTGTTCACCCGCTTCTGACCCCCTCCGACGGGCAGGGCGCTCCCTTTCGGTGCACACGTTTGTTTTCGTGCGCACCAAAGCGGGGCGCCCAGCGCGATCGTCCACACCGACTAGATAGTTGTGGTATGGGCACTTAGGGAGATTGAGGCGGATGGCGCGATCGGTGCCTTGTCTCCGGGGCGTCCCCCGCGAGCCGTTACCCCCGCCTTTCCCGGCACGGATCGCAACGTTCCCGTCCCAACGGAGATGCTCCTCATGAAGCGCACCACCTGTGCCCTTGCTTCGCTCCTTGCCCTGGCCGCCTGCGGCGACCAGCCCGCTCCCACGGCCGCCGCGGAGAGCGCGCCGCTGATGTCGCGCTCGGCCGACGGCAGCTACATCGTGGTGCTGAACGACGGCGCCGACCCGCGCTCGGTGGCGGCGGTCGCCGGCGTCAGCCCGCGGTTCGTGTACACGGCGGCGCTCAACGGCTTTGCGGCCACCCTCAACGCCGGCCAGCTGAACGCGCTGCAGAACAACCCCAACGTCAGCTACATCGACGCAGACCAGGCGGTGCACGCCAGCACCACGCAGCTGAACGCCACCTGGGGGCTGGACCGCACCGACCAGCGCGCGCTTCCGCTGAGCACCAGCTTCAGCTACACCAACACCGGCGTGGGCGTGAACGCCTACATCATCGACACGGGCATCCGCTTCAGCCACTCCGAGTTCGTGGGCCGGGTGAGCTCGGGCTTCGACGCGGTGGACGGCGGCACGGCCGACGATTGCAACGGGCACGGCACGCACGTGGCCGGCACGGTGGGCGGCACGCTGTACGGCATCGCCAAGGGCGTGAACCTGGTGGGGGTGCGCGTGCTGGCCTGCGACGGCAGCGGCACCACGGCGGGCGTGATCGCCGGCATCGACTGGGTGACGGCCAACCACGTGAAGCCCGCGGTGGCCAACATGTCGCTCGGCGGCGGCGCCAGCACCTCGCTGGACGACGCCGTGCGCCGCTCCGTGGCGGCCGGCGTGACGTACGCCGTGGCGGCCGGCAACGGCAACATCTTCGGATTTGCCCAGGACGCCTGCAAGACGTCGCCGGCGCGCGTGGCCGAGGCCCTCACGGTGAGCGCCACCGACAAGACCGACAAGAAGGCGTCGTACGCCAACTACGGCACCTGCGTAGACATCTTTGCCCCGGGCAACAGCATCACCAGCGCCTGGTTCGAGAACGACACGCAGACCAACACCATCAGCGGCACCTCGATGGCTTCGCCGCACATGGCCGGCGTGGCCGCGCTGTACCTGCAGAGCAACCCGGGCGCCACCCCGGCCGGCGTGGCGAGCGCGCTCACCACCGGCGCCACCACCGGCAAGGTGACGTCGGCGGGCACCGGCTCGCCCAACCGCCTGCTGTTCTCGGCGTACTGAGCCGCAGCGAAGCGGATGGATGGAGCCCCGCCGGATCTTCGGATCCGGCGGGGCTTCACGCGTGCCGCCCGATCAAGCCGCCCTGTTCCGGTGCACACAAA is a window of Longimicrobium sp. DNA encoding:
- a CDS encoding S8 family peptidase, whose translation is DYVEADAPVQLFTTQLSPPSWGLDRIDQRDLPLSSSFTYNSTGKGVNAYVLDTGVNSKHNDLYPRTSFIANGSNGDFVGDGHGSAEDCHGHGSHVAGTIGGTSHGVAKNVWIYAGRVVNCTGGGTASMVIAGMDWIAANGKKPAVVNMSLGYGDVQAVRDAAERLVKYGFFVAAAAGNGDFAGTPQNACFQSPAGAPNVMTVGSTTSTDYESSFSNYGRCVDILAPGSSITSLGIGSYTATSVRSGTSMATPHVAGVAAQYLSAVPTATPYEVTSALNGQATLDRIRLHSASLNGGTPNRLLFTRF
- a CDS encoding S8 family peptidase, with the protein product MKRTTCALASLLALAACGDQPAPTAAAESAPLMSRSADGSYIVVLNDGADPRSVAAVAGVSPRFVYTAALNGFAATLNAGQLNALQNNPNVSYIDADQAVHASTTQLNATWGLDRTDQRALPLSTSFSYTNTGVGVNAYIIDTGIRFSHSEFVGRVSSGFDAVDGGTADDCNGHGTHVAGTVGGTLYGIAKGVNLVGVRVLACDGSGTTAGVIAGIDWVTANHVKPAVANMSLGGGASTSLDDAVRRSVAAGVTYAVAAGNGNIFGFAQDACKTSPARVAEALTVSATDKTDKKASYANYGTCVDIFAPGNSITSAWFENDTQTNTISGTSMASPHMAGVAALYLQSNPGATPAGVASALTTGATTGKVTSAGTGSPNRLLFSAY